From one Tsukamurella tyrosinosolvens genomic stretch:
- a CDS encoding low molecular weight protein-tyrosine-phosphatase — MSTPLHVTFVCTGNICRSPIAKIVYEQAVADAGLGDVVRVTSAGTDGWHEGGAADRRARDVLAEAGYPTQHTAAELTDDHLAADLVVALHRSHVAPLRRRGVPADRIRLLRSFDPDAAHESVPDPYYGDHEDFRATLSQVEGAIPGLIEWTRANLA, encoded by the coding sequence GTGAGTACTCCGCTGCATGTCACGTTCGTGTGCACCGGCAACATCTGCCGTTCGCCGATCGCCAAGATCGTTTACGAGCAGGCCGTCGCCGACGCCGGGCTGGGCGACGTGGTGCGGGTCACCAGTGCCGGGACCGACGGCTGGCACGAGGGCGGTGCCGCGGACCGCCGCGCGCGGGACGTGCTCGCCGAAGCCGGGTACCCCACGCAGCACACTGCCGCCGAGCTCACGGACGACCACCTCGCGGCCGACCTGGTCGTCGCGCTGCATCGCTCCCACGTCGCGCCGCTGCGGCGGCGCGGCGTCCCCGCCGACCGGATCCGGCTGCTCCGCAGTTTCGACCCGGACGCCGCGCACGAGAGCGTGCCGGATCCGTACTACGGCGATCACGAGGACTTCCGGGCGACGCTGTCGCAGGTCGAGGGCGCGATACCGGGCCTGATCGAGTGGACGCGAGCCAACCTTGCCTAG
- a CDS encoding glyoxalase translates to MTTSLTTPVRSLTLEAADPASAQAFYDAAFGPDPRLRSAPADGPSDGFRGFVVSLVVADPAVVDSFVAAALAAGATEIKPARKSFWGYGAVFRAPDGTLWKIASSSKKNTGAPLRTIDNMVLLLGVDDVAATKAFYVERGLTVAKSFGRKYVEFDAAPGAVKLALSGRRFAAKDAGVPAEGSGSHRLRIDGALGALTDPDGFVWHE, encoded by the coding sequence ATGACAACCTCGCTCACCACCCCGGTCCGGTCCCTCACCTTGGAGGCGGCCGACCCGGCCTCCGCCCAGGCCTTCTACGACGCGGCGTTCGGTCCCGACCCGCGGCTCCGGTCCGCGCCCGCCGACGGCCCGTCGGACGGTTTCCGCGGCTTCGTGGTCTCGCTCGTCGTGGCCGATCCCGCCGTCGTCGACTCCTTCGTCGCGGCCGCCCTCGCGGCGGGCGCGACGGAGATCAAGCCCGCCCGGAAGTCCTTCTGGGGCTACGGCGCCGTCTTCCGTGCGCCCGACGGCACCCTCTGGAAGATCGCCTCGTCGTCGAAGAAGAACACCGGCGCGCCGCTGCGCACCATCGACAACATGGTGCTGTTGCTCGGGGTCGACGACGTCGCCGCGACGAAGGCCTTCTACGTCGAGCGGGGCCTCACCGTCGCGAAGAGCTTCGGCCGCAAGTACGTCGAGTTCGACGCCGCGCCCGGCGCGGTGAAGCTCGCGCTGTCGGGTCGGAGGTTCGCGGCGAAGGACGCGGGGGTGCCGGCGGAGGGGAGTGGCTCGCACCGCCTCCGCATCGACGGTGCCCTCGGCGCGCTCACCGACCCCGACGGCTTCGTCTGGCATGAGTAG
- a CDS encoding DUF2127 domain-containing protein, translating into MDLSVLSCGLRGHVTYAPDEPDLRARVRTDTPEGEAWRCLRCDDFVVGAPHDSGPAAHAPSVPRGRALRDELIMRFLAVERLLRGIVFAAAGVVVWQFRGDHEHLREVFQSKLPLLSQLGFNVGDSKIVHTVDTALGLSGTTLAWIAAGLVAYAVIEVVEAVGLWLGKRWGEYFAVVATSAFLPLEIYEITEKVTALRAGALVINVAAVAWLVWSKRLFGVNGGAAAYRAERESESVLTVQRAGE; encoded by the coding sequence ATGGACCTCTCCGTGCTGTCCTGCGGTCTCCGCGGCCACGTCACCTACGCCCCCGACGAGCCGGACCTCCGCGCCCGGGTCCGGACGGACACGCCCGAGGGCGAGGCCTGGCGCTGCCTGCGCTGCGACGACTTCGTGGTCGGCGCGCCGCACGATTCCGGCCCGGCGGCGCACGCACCGTCGGTCCCGCGCGGGCGGGCACTGCGCGACGAACTGATCATGCGTTTCCTCGCGGTCGAAAGGCTGCTGCGCGGGATCGTCTTCGCGGCCGCCGGCGTCGTCGTGTGGCAGTTCCGCGGCGATCACGAGCATCTGCGCGAGGTGTTCCAGTCGAAGCTGCCGCTGCTCAGCCAGCTGGGCTTCAATGTGGGCGACTCGAAGATCGTGCACACCGTGGACACGGCGCTCGGTCTGTCGGGCACGACACTCGCGTGGATCGCCGCCGGCCTCGTCGCGTACGCGGTGATCGAGGTCGTCGAGGCGGTGGGGCTGTGGCTGGGAAAGCGCTGGGGCGAGTACTTCGCGGTGGTAGCCACGTCCGCGTTCCTTCCGCTGGAGATCTACGAGATCACCGAGAAGGTGACCGCACTGCGCGCCGGTGCCCTGGTGATCAACGTCGCCGCCGTCGCGTGGCTCGTGTGGAGCAAGCGGCTGTTCGGCGTCAACGGCGGCGCGGCGGCCTATCGCGCCGAGCGCGAGTCGGAGAGCGTCCTGACGGTGCAGCGCGCCGGCGAGTAG
- a CDS encoding DUF6817 domain-containing protein, whose product MDAALAWLDRHGAGDVAHPGGTLRGHLVRVADRLAAWGLSDVVRLAGLTHAAYGTAGFEDHLITPAQRDDLRAAIGAEAEALVYTYGACDRSTSYPQFPGGEPFRLSDRFTGDEMRLGDAETRAFVALTVANEIDVMQHNAGLAARHGSSLRALAHESAHWLPATALRDLDLLTGGTPTGRG is encoded by the coding sequence ATGGACGCGGCCCTCGCGTGGCTCGACCGCCACGGCGCCGGCGACGTGGCGCATCCCGGTGGGACGCTACGAGGCCATCTCGTGCGCGTCGCCGACCGGCTCGCGGCGTGGGGCCTGTCCGATGTCGTCCGGCTCGCCGGGCTGACCCACGCCGCCTACGGCACCGCGGGATTCGAGGACCACCTCATCACGCCCGCGCAGCGCGACGACCTGCGTGCCGCGATCGGGGCGGAGGCCGAGGCCCTCGTCTACACCTACGGCGCGTGCGACCGCTCCACCTCGTATCCGCAGTTCCCCGGCGGCGAACCGTTCCGGCTGTCCGACCGATTCACCGGCGACGAGATGCGGCTCGGCGACGCGGAGACCCGTGCCTTCGTCGCCCTGACGGTCGCCAACGAGATCGACGTCATGCAGCACAACGCCGGACTGGCGGCGCGCCACGGATCGTCCCTCCGCGCGCTCGCACACGAGTCCGCACACTGGCTCCCCGCGACCGCACTGCGGGACCTCGATCTCCTGACGGGCGGGACGCCCACCGGGCGCGGCTGA
- a CDS encoding DUF6194 family protein: protein MTDSSARDAVIALLHTLPDSTVDTIAPGAIAADGKTPVPEIAWGDTFVYSTPDGEPGVMPYLTVVTKNYPDDDQSDLDRPGAFRLNANVGREAFTELIGYPPAEHAARAGEWDYAADGAVIPHPLYAKLGWVSVVNPATGPEVVALLERARAHVQKR from the coding sequence GTGACCGACTCGAGCGCCCGCGACGCAGTCATCGCCCTCCTGCACACCCTGCCCGACTCCACCGTCGACACCATCGCGCCGGGCGCGATCGCCGCCGACGGGAAGACGCCCGTCCCCGAGATCGCCTGGGGCGACACCTTCGTCTACTCCACGCCGGACGGCGAGCCCGGCGTCATGCCGTACCTCACGGTCGTCACCAAGAACTACCCCGACGACGATCAGTCCGACCTGGACCGGCCCGGCGCCTTCCGGCTCAACGCCAACGTCGGGCGCGAGGCGTTCACCGAGCTGATCGGTTACCCGCCCGCGGAGCACGCCGCCCGCGCGGGCGAGTGGGACTACGCCGCCGACGGTGCCGTGATCCCGCACCCGCTGTACGCCAAGCTGGGGTGGGTCTCGGTGGTGAATCCGGCCACGGGCCCGGAGGTCGTCGCGCTCCTCGAACGGGCGCGCGCCCACGTACAAAAGCGATAG
- a CDS encoding zinc ribbon domain-containing protein, which translates to MNADPAAQRILLDLAEVDAEISRLAHRATHLPEDAEIAELEKRATTERDESVRVSILVEDLDRDISKLEKEVEQTRLREQKDRELLASGAVPAKQLTEIEHELRGLERRQSVLEDEELELMEKREAVELDQQRAEATVNATNDEIAAAQRRREETVKDIDVARNRTTTTREDVVGKLPADLYAEYERCRKNSGAGAGLLQARRCGACRLELDRGFLDSVNRKPADLVVHCDECGAILVRTNESGLPQPKPEE; encoded by the coding sequence ATGAACGCTGATCCGGCCGCCCAACGCATCCTGCTGGACCTCGCCGAGGTCGACGCGGAGATCTCCCGCCTGGCCCACCGCGCCACCCACCTGCCCGAGGACGCCGAGATCGCCGAGCTCGAGAAGCGCGCGACCACCGAGCGCGACGAGTCGGTGCGGGTGTCGATCCTGGTCGAGGACCTGGACCGCGACATCAGCAAGCTCGAGAAGGAGGTCGAGCAGACCCGCCTCCGCGAGCAGAAGGACCGCGAGCTGCTGGCCTCCGGAGCCGTCCCGGCCAAGCAGCTCACCGAGATCGAGCACGAGCTGCGCGGCCTCGAGCGGCGCCAGTCCGTCCTGGAGGACGAGGAACTCGAACTCATGGAGAAGCGTGAGGCGGTCGAGCTCGACCAGCAGCGCGCCGAGGCCACCGTCAACGCGACGAACGACGAGATCGCCGCCGCGCAGCGCCGCCGCGAGGAGACCGTCAAGGACATCGACGTCGCGCGCAACCGCACGACCACCACCCGCGAGGACGTCGTCGGGAAGCTCCCGGCGGACCTGTACGCCGAGTACGAGAGGTGCCGGAAGAACTCGGGTGCCGGGGCGGGGCTCCTGCAGGCCCGACGGTGCGGGGCCTGCCGCCTCGAGCTCGACCGGGGCTTCCTCGATTCCGTCAACCGCAAGCCCGCCGATCTCGTGGTGCACTGCGACGAATGCGGCGCGATCCTGGTGCGGACCAACGAGTCCGGCCTGCCGCAGCCGAAGCCCGAGGAGTGA
- a CDS encoding MMPL family transporter, which translates to MTKTRTARSTPRWRWLVPALLILGWLVVGSVGGPFAGKLGDVQANDNTSFLPASAEATAVAELEASFVDSSRIPAIVAVERTSGITDADTALVSTAIDRAAGADGIDRAVAPPVRSQDGRALQVVVPIDAGGEVADSVTALRAALATGVPEGLTVYVTGPAGTAADLTEAFGGIDGMLLLVAGAVVIAILVVVYRSPVLPFVVIVSAVLALALASAVIYALAANGAITLNGQSQGILFILVFGAATDYALLLVARYREELGTTADRYAAMRAAWRATLEPVAASAGTVIAGVLCLLLSDLNSNRGLGPVAAIGIAASFLASMTFLPAVLALLGRGAFWPRRPVLHGGSDESPEQAHRFWAGLAERIGRHPRRFWVATTLLLLVGAALAPQFRADGVAQSDTFLVTVDSQRGQEVLSEHFDADDGSPAVIIANAAALAPVRAAATGTQGVAGVAVVPGADGAPRTVDGRVALRATLRDAADSRAAENTVVRLREAVRGVGGAGALVGGPTAVDLDTRTTALHDRNLIIPVVTLVVLLILCLLLRAILAPILLMATVIVSFAATLGVSSIVFNHILGFPGADPVVPLFAFVFLVALGIDYNIFLMTRAREEALSIGTRAGVLRALTVTGGVITSAGVVLAATFSALAVIPLIFLAQIAFIVAFGVLLDALIVRTLLVPALVHDVGRAVWWPSSLRLGKQ; encoded by the coding sequence GTGACGAAGACGCGCACCGCCCGCTCGACCCCGCGATGGCGGTGGCTCGTCCCCGCGCTCCTGATCCTCGGTTGGCTCGTCGTCGGCTCGGTCGGCGGACCTTTCGCCGGCAAACTCGGCGACGTCCAGGCGAACGACAACACCTCGTTCCTCCCCGCCTCCGCCGAGGCGACGGCGGTGGCGGAGCTCGAGGCCTCCTTCGTCGACAGCAGTCGGATCCCCGCGATCGTCGCCGTCGAACGCACGTCCGGCATCACCGACGCCGACACCGCGCTCGTCTCCACCGCGATCGACCGCGCCGCCGGCGCCGACGGAATCGACCGGGCGGTCGCGCCGCCGGTCCGTTCCCAGGACGGTCGTGCGCTCCAGGTAGTGGTTCCCATCGACGCGGGCGGCGAGGTCGCGGATAGCGTGACCGCACTGCGCGCGGCGCTCGCCACGGGCGTACCCGAGGGATTGACCGTCTACGTCACCGGGCCGGCGGGCACCGCTGCCGACCTCACCGAGGCTTTCGGCGGGATCGACGGCATGCTGTTGCTCGTCGCCGGGGCCGTCGTGATCGCCATCCTCGTCGTGGTCTACCGCAGCCCCGTGCTCCCCTTCGTCGTGATCGTCTCGGCGGTCCTCGCCCTCGCGCTCGCCAGCGCCGTGATCTACGCACTCGCGGCGAACGGCGCGATCACCCTCAACGGGCAGAGCCAGGGCATCCTCTTCATCCTCGTCTTCGGCGCCGCCACGGACTACGCACTGCTCCTGGTGGCGCGCTACCGCGAGGAGCTCGGAACGACCGCCGACAGGTACGCGGCGATGCGTGCGGCGTGGCGGGCGACCCTCGAACCCGTCGCAGCGTCCGCGGGCACCGTCATCGCGGGCGTGCTGTGCCTGCTGCTCTCCGATCTCAACTCCAACCGCGGTCTCGGCCCGGTGGCCGCGATCGGCATCGCCGCCTCCTTCCTCGCGTCCATGACCTTCCTACCCGCGGTGCTCGCGCTGCTCGGACGGGGCGCCTTCTGGCCGCGCCGCCCCGTTCTCCACGGGGGCTCCGACGAGTCGCCCGAGCAGGCGCACCGGTTCTGGGCCGGGCTGGCCGAGCGGATCGGCCGCCATCCGCGGCGGTTCTGGGTCGCGACGACGCTGCTCCTCCTCGTGGGCGCCGCCCTCGCGCCGCAGTTCCGCGCCGACGGCGTCGCCCAGTCGGACACGTTCCTCGTGACCGTCGACTCGCAGCGTGGTCAGGAGGTGCTGTCGGAACACTTCGACGCCGACGACGGGTCCCCCGCGGTGATCATCGCGAACGCGGCGGCGCTCGCGCCCGTCCGCGCCGCGGCGACGGGCACGCAGGGCGTCGCGGGCGTCGCCGTGGTTCCCGGCGCCGACGGTGCGCCGAGGACCGTCGACGGACGCGTCGCGCTCCGCGCGACCCTGCGCGACGCGGCCGATTCGCGTGCCGCCGAGAACACCGTGGTGCGCCTGCGCGAAGCGGTCCGGGGCGTGGGCGGCGCCGGTGCGCTCGTCGGCGGGCCGACGGCGGTCGACCTCGACACTCGGACCACTGCCCTGCACGACCGCAACCTGATCATCCCGGTGGTCACTCTCGTGGTGCTGCTGATCCTGTGCCTTCTCCTTCGGGCGATCCTCGCGCCGATCCTGTTGATGGCCACCGTGATCGTCTCGTTCGCCGCCACGTTGGGCGTCTCATCGATCGTCTTCAACCACATTCTGGGCTTCCCCGGCGCGGACCCGGTCGTGCCACTGTTCGCGTTCGTCTTCCTGGTGGCCCTCGGGATCGACTACAACATCTTCCTGATGACCCGCGCACGCGAGGAGGCGCTGTCGATCGGAACTCGGGCGGGCGTGCTCCGCGCACTCACCGTCACGGGCGGCGTCATCACCTCGGCGGGTGTGGTCCTCGCGGCGACGTTCTCGGCCCTGGCAGTCATCCCGCTGATCTTCCTCGCCCAGATCGCCTTCATCGTGGCCTTCGGCGTCCTGCTCGACGCCCTGATCGTCCGCACCCTGCTAGTGCCGGCTCTGGTCCACGACGTCGGCCGCGCGGTGTGGTGGCCGAGCTCGTTGCGTCTCGGCAAGCAGTGA
- a CDS encoding SURF1 family cytochrome oxidase biogenesis protein → MPSWIKVVFQPRWIALAIAAIAFTALCWSVLAPWQLGKNSSTSHRNQQIADSVNADPVPAAQVLGGRADVPKDAEWRRVVLTGQYLADKQSLARLRNQDGKPAYEVLVPFAANDGATYLVDRGFVRTPTGGVVPEFAPPPSGTVTVQARVRAPEKTDPARGPRTEGGYLQVFAIDPAAIGPAQGVTFAPGYLNLDEGQPGGLDPIPLPMLDAGPYLSYGLQWLAFGIMAPLAIGYFVWSEVRRRREDKAVFDAGTADSADAPEDEATPEVTPEAARAARLADRYGRKGQ, encoded by the coding sequence TTGCCTAGCTGGATCAAGGTCGTCTTCCAGCCGCGGTGGATCGCCCTCGCGATCGCGGCGATCGCCTTCACGGCGCTGTGCTGGTCGGTGCTCGCGCCGTGGCAGTTGGGGAAGAACTCGTCGACCAGCCACCGCAACCAGCAGATCGCCGACTCCGTGAACGCCGATCCGGTGCCGGCGGCCCAGGTCCTCGGCGGCCGCGCCGACGTGCCGAAGGACGCCGAGTGGCGGCGGGTGGTCCTCACCGGGCAGTACCTCGCCGACAAGCAGTCCCTCGCGCGCCTGCGGAATCAGGACGGCAAGCCCGCCTACGAGGTGCTGGTGCCCTTCGCCGCGAACGACGGCGCGACCTACCTCGTCGATCGCGGCTTCGTCCGGACGCCCACCGGCGGCGTCGTGCCGGAGTTCGCGCCGCCACCGTCGGGCACGGTGACGGTCCAGGCCCGCGTCCGCGCCCCGGAGAAGACCGACCCCGCGCGCGGCCCTCGCACGGAGGGCGGCTACCTGCAGGTCTTCGCCATCGACCCCGCGGCGATCGGCCCGGCGCAGGGCGTCACCTTCGCCCCCGGCTACCTGAACCTCGACGAGGGCCAGCCGGGCGGCCTCGACCCGATCCCGCTGCCGATGCTCGACGCCGGTCCCTACCTCTCGTACGGCCTGCAGTGGCTCGCCTTCGGCATCATGGCGCCGCTCGCGATCGGCTACTTCGTGTGGTCCGAGGTGCGCCGGCGCCGCGAGGACAAGGCCGTCTTCGACGCCGGTACCGCGGACTCCGCGGACGCACCCGAGGACGAGGCGACGCCGGAGGTCACGCCCGAGGCCGCCCGCGCCGCGCGGCTCGCCGACCGGTACGGACGCAAAGGACAGTAG
- the infA gene encoding translation initiation factor IF-1, whose product MTKTARGIEAAGTVIEGLRDATFRVELDNGHVVLAHISGKIRKNYIKIVPLDRVLVEISPYDLSRGRIVFRYRH is encoded by the coding sequence ATGACGAAGACGGCGCGCGGCATCGAGGCCGCCGGCACCGTCATTGAGGGGCTGCGCGACGCGACCTTCCGCGTCGAGCTCGACAACGGGCACGTGGTCCTCGCGCACATCAGTGGGAAGATCCGGAAGAACTACATCAAGATCGTCCCGCTCGACCGGGTGCTCGTGGAGATCAGCCCGTACGACCTCAGTCGGGGAAGGATCGTCTTCCGCTACCGGCACTGA
- a CDS encoding cobalamin biosynthesis protein encodes MRRSTELGLGVLADEVFGDPRRYHPVAGFGTVAAALERRMYAPSKLRGAAYTAILVGGAAALGYAARNVPGATAVGTWAVVGGAGLRKVGSTLGADLEHGDIDGARTLLPSLCGRDPSVLDTAGLARAATESVAENTSDAAVAPLFWGAVAGLPGLLAYRAANTLDAMVGYRNDRYGDFGWASARLDDVLNYVPARLAGAVTVGLAPAVGGAPSDAVRAWRRDAAKHPSPNAGVAEATAAGALGLQLGGRTQYAHGVELRPTLGDGRAPEPRDLARAARLSLAVELGALAATVLCVRTGRRAARRGRPRA; translated from the coding sequence ATGCGCCGATCGACGGAACTGGGCCTCGGCGTCCTCGCCGACGAGGTGTTCGGCGACCCCCGGCGGTACCACCCCGTCGCGGGCTTCGGCACCGTCGCCGCTGCGCTCGAGCGGAGGATGTACGCGCCGTCGAAGCTGCGGGGCGCCGCCTACACCGCGATCCTCGTGGGTGGCGCCGCCGCGCTCGGGTACGCGGCGCGGAACGTGCCCGGCGCCACCGCCGTCGGCACGTGGGCGGTGGTCGGGGGAGCGGGCCTGCGGAAGGTGGGCTCCACGCTGGGCGCCGACCTCGAGCACGGCGACATCGACGGCGCACGCACCCTGCTGCCCAGCCTGTGCGGTCGCGACCCGTCGGTTCTCGACACCGCGGGACTCGCCCGCGCGGCGACCGAGTCCGTCGCCGAGAACACCTCCGACGCGGCCGTCGCGCCGCTGTTCTGGGGCGCCGTCGCGGGCCTGCCCGGCCTGCTCGCGTACCGGGCGGCCAACACCCTCGACGCGATGGTCGGCTACCGCAACGACCGCTACGGCGACTTCGGCTGGGCGTCGGCGCGCCTCGACGACGTGCTCAACTACGTCCCCGCCCGGCTCGCGGGCGCCGTCACCGTCGGCCTCGCGCCGGCGGTGGGCGGGGCGCCGTCGGACGCCGTGCGGGCGTGGCGGCGGGACGCGGCGAAGCACCCCAGCCCCAACGCCGGCGTGGCGGAGGCGACGGCGGCGGGCGCGCTGGGGCTGCAGCTGGGCGGCCGCACGCAGTACGCGCACGGCGTGGAACTGCGGCCCACCCTGGGCGACGGGCGGGCACCGGAGCCGCGCGACCTGGCACGGGCGGCGCGGCTGTCGCTGGCGGTCGAGCTGGGCGCCCTCGCCGCTACTGTCCTTTGCGTCCGTACCGGTCGGCGAGCCGCGCGGCGCGGGCGGCCTCGGGCGTGA
- a CDS encoding MarR family winged helix-turn-helix transcriptional regulator — MAARLVEHAWEGVLREYDISSAGLVVLHVVSTGPASQRDIARVARVTDQTASRTVERLERVGYVVRETDPGDERRKVVTATEAGRTVYLELVERERSDPSLIAALGESEPVLRELLLELIGSQRGTGGH; from the coding sequence ATGGCGGCGCGACTCGTCGAGCATGCCTGGGAGGGCGTGCTGCGCGAGTACGACATCTCCAGCGCGGGACTCGTTGTTCTGCACGTGGTCTCGACCGGCCCCGCATCGCAGCGCGACATCGCCCGCGTCGCGCGGGTGACGGATCAGACGGCGAGCCGCACCGTCGAGCGGCTCGAGCGGGTCGGCTACGTCGTCCGCGAGACCGATCCCGGTGACGAGCGACGGAAGGTCGTCACCGCGACCGAAGCGGGCCGCACGGTGTACCTCGAACTCGTGGAGCGAGAGCGCTCGGACCCGTCCCTCATCGCCGCGCTCGGCGAGTCCGAACCGGTCCTCCGCGAGCTTCTCCTCGAGCTCATCGGAAGCCAGCGGGGAACCGGCGGCCATTGA
- a CDS encoding histidine phosphatase family protein, translating into MTGAQRGGWTTSAHEPTRVILLRHGQTPASVQRLYSGRGNPSLTDLGREQAAEAAALLRLTPIDAILSSPLDRARQTADAVAAGRGLTVEVDDDLIETDFGDWEGLSFGEARERDPELHARWLGDTAVAAPGGESFDEVHARVAALLVRVTAEHAGRTVLLVSHVTPIKTALRIALDVGPQLLYRLHLDLASISIADFYPDGGASVRQVNRTSGL; encoded by the coding sequence GTGACGGGAGCGCAGCGCGGGGGGTGGACCACCTCCGCGCACGAGCCGACCCGGGTGATCCTGTTGCGGCACGGCCAGACACCGGCGTCGGTGCAGCGGCTGTACTCGGGCCGCGGCAATCCGTCGCTCACCGACCTCGGCCGGGAGCAGGCGGCCGAGGCCGCGGCACTGCTCCGGCTCACGCCGATCGACGCGATCCTCTCATCGCCGCTGGACCGCGCGCGACAGACCGCCGACGCCGTGGCCGCGGGCCGGGGGCTCACCGTCGAGGTGGACGACGACCTGATCGAGACGGACTTCGGCGACTGGGAGGGGCTCTCGTTCGGCGAGGCCCGAGAGCGGGATCCCGAGCTGCACGCCCGCTGGCTCGGCGACACCGCGGTGGCCGCCCCCGGTGGGGAGAGCTTCGACGAGGTGCACGCCCGCGTCGCGGCGCTGCTGGTGCGCGTCACCGCCGAGCACGCCGGACGGACCGTGCTCCTGGTCTCCCACGTCACCCCGATCAAGACCGCGCTGCGCATCGCCCTCGACGTCGGGCCGCAGTTGCTGTATCGGCTGCACCTGGACCTGGCCTCGATCTCGATCGCCGACTTCTACCCGGACGGCGGCGCTTCGGTGCGGCAGGTCAACCGGACGTCCGGCCTGTAG
- a CDS encoding dihydrolipoyl dehydrogenase family protein has translation MDEFDVVVIGGGPVGENVADRAVRGGLTAALVESEKFGGECSYWACMPSKALLRPGQALREAQHVRGALAGEAALDPSEVFARRDAVVRNWDDAGQVQWAQGAGITTIRGQGRLAGPRRVAVVGPDGAETVLTARHAVVVATGTDAAVPDIPGLRAAAPWTSREATSAKAAPPRLAVIGGGVVATEMATAYASLGSRVTLLARSGLLTGLEPFAGEAVGDGLRALGVDVVTGESPIRVTRAGGEVTIETSGGRTVVADEVLAATGRAPRTVDLGLETIGLEPGSWLAVDDTLRVEGFDWLYAAGDVNHRALLTHQGKYQARAAGDAIAARARGATVDDAAWGAHVATADHTAVPQVIFTEPEVAAIGVTEAQARAAGTDVAVVDYDLGWVAGASLYADGYAGRARMVVDEGRGVVIGMTLVGPAVAELLHAATIAVVGEVPIDRLWHAVPAYPTISEVWLRLLEAYRDR, from the coding sequence ATGGACGAATTCGACGTGGTCGTGATCGGCGGCGGGCCGGTGGGCGAGAACGTGGCCGACCGCGCGGTGCGGGGCGGGCTGACCGCCGCGCTGGTGGAGAGCGAGAAGTTCGGCGGCGAGTGCTCCTACTGGGCGTGCATGCCGTCGAAGGCGCTGCTCCGGCCGGGACAGGCGCTGCGCGAGGCGCAGCACGTCCGCGGCGCGCTCGCGGGTGAGGCTGCGCTCGACCCGTCCGAGGTCTTCGCCCGACGGGACGCCGTGGTCCGGAACTGGGACGACGCCGGCCAGGTCCAGTGGGCACAGGGCGCGGGCATCACCACGATCCGCGGTCAGGGACGACTCGCCGGTCCGCGCCGCGTCGCCGTGGTCGGGCCCGACGGTGCCGAGACCGTCCTGACCGCGCGGCACGCGGTCGTGGTCGCGACGGGCACCGACGCCGCCGTCCCCGACATCCCCGGCCTCCGCGCGGCGGCGCCGTGGACCAGCCGCGAGGCCACCAGCGCGAAGGCCGCACCGCCCCGGCTCGCGGTCATCGGCGGCGGCGTGGTCGCGACCGAAATGGCAACGGCGTACGCATCTCTCGGATCGCGGGTGACGCTGCTCGCGCGGAGCGGGCTGCTCACCGGCCTCGAGCCCTTCGCGGGCGAAGCGGTCGGCGACGGCCTGCGCGCGCTCGGCGTCGACGTGGTGACGGGCGAGTCCCCGATCCGGGTGACCCGCGCCGGCGGTGAGGTCACGATCGAGACCTCCGGTGGTCGCACCGTCGTGGCCGACGAGGTGCTGGCGGCCACCGGGCGCGCGCCGCGCACCGTCGACCTGGGACTGGAGACCATCGGGCTGGAGCCGGGATCGTGGCTCGCCGTGGACGACACGCTGCGGGTGGAGGGCTTCGACTGGCTCTACGCCGCCGGCGACGTCAACCACAGGGCGCTACTCACGCACCAGGGCAAGTACCAGGCGCGGGCCGCGGGTGACGCGATCGCCGCCCGGGCGCGCGGGGCGACCGTGGACGACGCCGCGTGGGGCGCGCACGTCGCGACGGCGGACCACACCGCGGTGCCGCAGGTGATCTTCACCGAGCCCGAGGTCGCGGCGATCGGCGTCACGGAGGCACAGGCACGCGCGGCGGGTACCGACGTCGCGGTGGTCGACTACGACCTCGGCTGGGTGGCCGGCGCGAGCCTGTACGCCGACGGCTACGCGGGCCGGGCGCGGATGGTCGTCGACGAGGGCCGCGGCGTGGTGATCGGCATGACGCTGGTGGGGCCCGCGGTCGCGGAACTGCTGCACGCGGCGACGATCGCCGTGGTGGGCGAAGTGCCGATCGACCGGCTCTGGCACGCGGTGCCCGCGTACCCCACGATCAGCGAGGTGTGGCTGCGCCTCCTGGAGGCCTACCGGGACCGGTGA